The window TGTGGGTGAGATGATGGATGTGGCGATGGCGGAATCGTTTAATGTCAATCGTGAAGAGTATCTCAAAATGCTCTATCTCAAAACAGCAACGTTAATCGAATCGTGTGCCTATTGCGCGGCGATACTCGAAAACAAAGAAGCGGCACGATATGGGCTGTATGGGAAAAATTTAGGGTTGGCATTTCAAATCGTCGATGATATTCTCGATATTACCTCTGATGATGAAACGTTAGGAAAACCGGCTTTAAATGATTTCGTAGAGGGGAAAGCGACGCTTCCGTATATCGATTTATACGATGCATTGGATGGGGATGAGCGTGACAAACTGGTGGGATGTCACGGTCGGGAACTTAGCAAAGCTGAAAAAGTGTGGATACGTGATCGGATGGAGCATTTTGGGGTGATTGAACGCTCATATCACTATGCACAAGAGCTATGCGATGAAGCAATCCGTTGTGTCCCTGAAGAGGCGGCATTACGGGCTATTATCGCTTCTGTAATCCAAAGAAGCTATTAATGCACTATCTAATCATCAGTTTTTCTCATAAAAACTCAACCTTAGCGCAACGTGAAAAACTTGCTTTTGCCGATGATAATGCGAAGCTAAAAATGCTTGAAGTTATTAATGCTCATACCAATATTAATGAGTCGATGATTCTCTCTACGTGTAATCGGATGGAGATATATTGCAGTTGTTCCCATGTGGAAGAGGCGAGTGAACATTTGTTATCATTACTTTCACAACACTCAAATACCCCATCGGATGAGCTCAAAGCACGTGCCGATATGCTTGATAATTATGGGGCAATTCACCATTTTTTTAGTGTTGCCAGTTCTTTGGATTCTATGATTGTCGGTGAGACCCAAATTGCAGGTCAGCTCAAAGATGCCTTTAAGCTCTCTAATGAAAACGGCTATTGTGGAGTTAAGCTTGCCCGTGCATTGCAGTCGGCACAAAAATGTGCTGCTGAAATTCGTAATGCAACCGATATCTCATCACGTCCTGTTTCGATTGCGAGTGTTGCGGTAAGCAAAGCCCGTGAATGTGTAGGAGGATTTGCGGGTAAGCGGGCATTAGTTATCGGGTCGGGTGAGATGTCGGTGATTACCTGTAAACATCTGAGTGCCGGAGGTGCTGATGTAACGGTGATGAACCGCACGTTTAGCAAAGCTGAAGCGATTGCTGCGGAGTGCGGAGCGAAAGTGCGCTCTTACGAAGAGATTGCTTATGCGATTAACGAATATCCGATTCTTTTTACCTCTACAGGCTCGCTTTCACCCATTATCACCGATGCTATGATCGAGGGGTGCTCGTATGATCGGTATTGGTTTGATATGGCAGTACCTCGCGATATCGAGTGTCATACCCAAGAGTGGGGAATCCATCTCTATGTTATCGATGATCTTAAAGATATTGTGAGTGCTAATATCGCGATGCGTGAAGATGAAGCGCGTGCTTCGTTTGTCCTTATCAGCCGTCATACCGCCGCTTTTTTTGAGTGGCTCAAAGCCCTCTCTATCGAGCCGTTAATCAAAAATGTTTATCAGCGTGCCTATACGTCGGCTCATGCAGAGAGTGTGCGGGTTATCGAGAACGGATATTTACCGAAAGAGTATGAACACGTACTTCATAAAGCGACGACACAAGCGTTAAAACGTTTTTTACACCCAATAACAGAACAGATGCGTTCACACAGTGATCCGATGCGAACCGATGCACTAATCGAAGCGTTAAGCTTTTTGATGAATGACGATCAAAATTTTTAAAATCTTAATAAAGGAAATGAATGCGTTTTAGTAAAGCCTATATCCCAACGACCAAAGAATCTCCAAAAGATGCACAACTACCGAGCCATATCTATCTCTCCCGTGCCGGATTTGTGACACAAGTAGCCGCAGGTTTGTATAATTTCCTCCCATTAGGCAAACGTGTTCTTCGAAAAATCGAAAATATCATCAATGAAGAGATGGCACTTTGCGGTGCTCAAGAGGTTGATTTGAGTTTTGTTACTCCGGCGGAGTTGTGGCAAGAGAGTGGACGAATCGAGAAGTTCGGCAAAGAGTTACTTCGCTTCCGTGACCGTAAAGAGAACCTTTTCGTCTTAGGGCCGACCCATGAAGAGATGATGGTGAGTATCGTCCGTAATCGTGTGACGAGTTACAAACAACTTCCGTTAAATCTTTATCAAATCAAAACCAAATTTCGTGATGAAGCACGTCCGAGATTCGGTCTTATGCGCGGGCGTGAGTTTGTGATGAAAGATGGGTACAGTTTCCACTCATCAACTGAAGATTTGGATCGTGAGTTCGATGCGATGGAAGGTGCATATAAACGTATTTTAGAACGTTTAGGTCTGGAGTTTCGTATTGTCGAAGCCGATAGCGGTGCTATTGGAGGGACGGGATCAAAAGAGTTGATGGTTCTCGCGGGGAGTGGTGAAGATACTCTCGCCGTATGTGATTCATGTGAATACGGTGCCAATGTCGAAGCGGCGCGTCGTGCCTCTCGTACAGTGATTCCCGAAGCCCCTAAAGCCGATTTTATCCGATTTAAAACGCCAAATATCAAATCGATTGATGATTTGAGCGCTTTTTTCCATGTCGATTCGTACTACACCCTCAAAGCGGTCGTCAAACGGGCGGTTTATACTGAGGGGAGTGAGCTGGTTTGTTTCTTTATGCGCGGATGTGATGAACTCCAAGAGGTCAAGGGACGTAACAGTATCGGAGCAATCGATTTGGTGGATGCTAGCGAAGAGGAGCTTATTGAAATCGGTTTAGTTCCCGGCTTTGTCGGACCGCTCGATCAAGATAAAATCCGTGTGATTATGGATAACGATACCCGTGATGCCACCTCGATGATTTGCGGTGCGAATGAGATGGATTACCATTTCGCCGGTGTTAATCTGTGTGTAATGGCAGAAGCTCATTTTGCTGATCTCGCAAGTGTACAAGAGGGGGATGGTTGTCCTCACTGTTCTGGTAAACTCACCTATACCAAAGGGATTGAAGTAGGGCATATCTTTAAACTTGGGACAGTTTACTCAGCCCCTCTAGGAGCTAATTACCTCGATGAGAACGGTCGTTCTACCCCGTTTATTATGGGGACATACGGGATGGGTGTTAGCCGTCTTGTTGCGGCAGTAATTGAACAACATCATGATGAAAAAGGGTGTATCTGGACTCATGCAACAGCGCCGTATCTTGTCAACGTGATGGTCTCAAATGTCAAAGAAGAGGCTCATGTTGCGTATGCTGAGGAGCTTTATAAAGCGTTGCAAAACAAAGGGATTGAAGTAATATTTGATGATCGTAAAGAGCGTTTTGGATTTAAAATGTCTGATGCTGAGTTGATTGGATTCCCGTTTACGATTATCGTCGGAAAAGAGTTGGATAATGGCTCAGTTCAAATTTTAATCCGTAAAACATCTGAAATTATCACCGTGAATGCTGATGAGGTGATGGCGAAGATTATGGAGCTTGTGGGATGATCTATTTTTTGCTCTACTTTGTTAGTGAAGTTTTTATAACCACTGAGGTGGCTTCACGACTTGGTGGATTGATGATGTTGGCTGAAATCGTTTTTAGCGCATTTATCGGAATGGTTATTTTATTTAATTTTCGTACGACGCTTATCGTCAATATTATGGAATTACGAGAGCGTCGTCTTGACGCAAACAGTTTTTATCAACGCAATCTTTTAGGGTTGCTTTCCGCAATTCTTTTGATTTTACCGGGGATTTTAACCGATTTTATGGGTGTTTTGATACAATTCTCTCTTTTAAGTACACTAATCGTTAACCGTTTTAAGCCAAAATATCCCGAATACAATTCACAAACTCAACCAAAGGATGACAATGTTATTGATGCCGAAATTATCAGCGACTCTCCTGCTTTGCGCTAGCCTCTATGCTGCAACCGATGCAGAGGTAGTTTCATTTTTAAAAAAAGGGATTGGAGGCAATCCCAGTATTAGTAATTTACAAGTTGATATTAATGGTAAGCAGAATGTTTCCGGCATGAATGGATGGCAGGCTTATTTCGTCTCTATTGAAGCCGATTTGAAGCAAGGAGGAGATAACCGTCATATCAACCAAAACGGTACCTATTTCGTCAGCGGTGATGTTATTGCGCCGGAATTGGTAAATCTTAAAACAGGCGAACGCTATAATGATATTATGGCACCGGGATTTAACAATGCATTTTATACTAAAGCCAATTTGATCAGCGGTAATGCCAATGCTGAACACAAAGTAGCTGTTTTTTCTGATCCATTGTGTCCGTTTTGTCGCCGTTTTGCTCCTGAAGCACTCGCTTATATGGCAAAATATCCTAAAACATTTGCGGTCTATTATTATCATTTCCCCCTTGCACAGCTCCATCCTGCGTCTGTGAGCCTCTGTAAAGCGGCAATTGCGGCAGAACAAAATGGTATCGATGACGTTACCTTAAAGATGTACCAAGTAGATGTTAATGCCAATGAAAAAGATGATCAAAAAATTCTTGATGCTTTTAATAAGACATTTAAAACAAAACTCACTCTTGTTGATTTGAAACGTCCATCGGTACTTAAACAGTTTGAATTGGATCAAAAAACTGTGACTACGATGATGGTGAATGGCACACCTACCGTTTTCTTTGATGGACAAAAAGATCCTAAAAAAACAAAATATAAAGATGTAAAGGTACAATAATTGATGAAAAAACTCACCATCGCAACACGCGGAAGCAAACTCGCCCTTTGGCAATCGAACCATATAAAATCGGTTATTGAATCAGCACGAAGCGATATCGAGGTTGAACTCAAAATTATCATCACATCCGGAGATAAAATTCTTGATGTCCCTTTGGCAAAAATCGGAGGGAAAGGGTTGTTTCTTAAAGAGATCGAAGAAGCACTGCTCGCAGGAGAAGCACAAATGGCGGTTCATTCGCTCAAAGATGTCCCAACCGTGATGCCAGAGGGGTTACTACTTTCAGCTATTACGACACGTGAAGATGTCCGTGATGCGATGCTCTCTCAAAAATATCCTAATATCGCTTCATTACCTCAGGGTGCGGTTGTGGGGACTTCATCACTGCGTCGCCGTATGCAACTCATCAAAGAGCGTCCTGATTTGGTAATCAAAGATTTACGCGGTAACGTTGATACCCGTATCCGTAAACTCAAAGAGGGGGAATTTGATGCGATCATCCTTGCCTCTGCGGGGATTAACCGTCTTGGATTCGCCAATTTGGTAGAATATTTTTATCCTATTTCTCTCTCTGAAATGATTCCCGCGATGGGGCAGGGTGCATTAGGGATTGAGACGATTAATGAGCCGTGGGTGTTAGAGATTGCTCAGATGCTCGAAGATCATGACAGCCGTTTAGAGACGACGATTGAGCGTGAATTTGTCGATACTCTCCAAGGTGGGTGTCAAGTTCCTATCGGTGTGAGTGCACGTGTTTTAGACGATGGCAATGTTAGTGTCCGCTCAACCCTTGGGATGCCGGATGGGTCTGAAGTGATGGGAGAAGAGATCGTTGTTGCTCGCGATAACGTTAGCGGTGTGGGTGAGGCGATGGCGCGTCGTCTAATAGAAGAAGGTGCGATGGAGTTGTTAGCACGTGCCGAAGTTATGGCAGATGGGCATAAAGCATGACCCTCGCAAAAACGTTAGAGCTTTTAAAATCGCATAATGAATTGCGTGTTATTGATACGCCATTGGATATCCATTTGGAAATTCCCCATTTAGCGTATGCAGAAGTAAAAAAAACAGATGGGGGAAAAGCATTACTCTTTACCCACCCAATCGATAGCAAAAATGGAAAAAGTTTTACCGCTCCTGTCATTATGAATCTTTTTGGCTCGTATAAACGGACGGAACTTTTGTTTGGCCGTGATGTGGAGGGGGTTGCAACTGAGATTGAAAAACTGCTCCACATGAAACCGCCTCAAGGCTTTAAAGAAAAAATGGGGATGTTGAGCGATCTTTTCGCAATGAAAGAGATTTTCCCAAAAAAACTCAAAACTCGCGGGGCATGTCAAGAGGTAATCATTCAAGGAGATGATATTAATCTCTATGATTTACCGATTTTGACGACGTGGGAAGAGGACGGTGGTCCTTTTATTACGATGGGGCAGGTCTATACCCAAAGTTTGGATGGGAATATCGTTAATCTCGGGATGTATCGTCTCCAAGTCTATGATAAAAACCATTTGGGGATGCACTGGCAGATTCATAAAGACTCTTCTCACTTTTTTGATCAGTATCAACGTGCCGGTAAAAAAATGCCGGTCTCTATCGGTATCGGCGGTGATCCTCTCTATACATGGTGTGCGACGGCTCCATTGCCGTATGGGGTAAATGAGCTTCTTTTGTACGGTTTGATTAAAAAAGAGACGGTCAAATTGGTGCAATCAATCACAACACCGCTCTACATTCCGCACGATGTTGATTATGTGATTGAGGGGTGGGTTGATCCGGAAAAAATGGTTTTAGAAGGCCCTTTTGGAGATCATACCGGTTACTATACGCTGGCAGAACACTATCCAGCACTAGAAGTAAGTGCCATTACCCATACAAAAAAACCTCATTATTTGGCAACCGTTGTGGGGAAACCCCCGTTGGAAGACAAATACATGGGTTGGGCGACGGAACGGATTTTCTTACCACTTTTGAAAACCAATGCAGCCGATCTTATAGATTATCATATGCCGGAAAACGGTGTTTTTCATAATCTTATTTTGGCAAAAATGAAACCGTTGTACAAAGGGCACAGTAAACAATTTATGCACCTTTTTTGGGGTTCAGGGCAGATGAGTTTTGTCAAACACGCCCTTTTCTTTGGAGAAGATGCTCCAAAGCTCACCAATTACGAAGCATTAGCAACGTTTGCACTTAATCGCTTTATCCCAAAATGTCTCTTTATCTCCGAGGGGATTAGTGATGCATTGGATCATTCGAGCCCTGAGAGTTTGGTAGGGGGAAAATTGGGTGTTGATTTTACCGCTTCGTATGTTCTTAAAAAGCCTGAGATGATTGATAGTGAAGAGTTATTAAATCGAATTCGACCATTGATTCCTGAAATTCAAGGGGTGACTCAGTATATGCGTCATACCGCTAATCCGATTACGGTAATTAGTGTAAAGAAAAATCGTTCGTTTGGAAAAACAGCAATGATGTTGACTCCATTAGAATCTCTTTTGCGTATTGTTGTTATTGTTGATGAAGAGGATAATGATATCAACAACCCCTATATGCTGTTGTGGCGGGTAGCCAACAACATTGATGCACTTAGAGATATCTGTATTCAAGGATCATTAGTTTCTATTGATGGGACAACTAAGGGTTCCGTTGATGGTTTTGAGCGTGAATGGCCTGGAGATGTTTTATGTACTCAAACGGTTGTGCAAAAATTAAAAGAGTTGTCTCTTTGGGATTTAGAGTTAAGTTTTGAGAAAAAATATCAACTTTAAAGCTCTTTTTAGAGCTCATTTGGATAGATATTAAGCTATATATTATATTTACTAATGTAATATCAATGATTAGATTTCAATAGTATAAGGGAAATTGTATTGATGATAAAAATAAATATTTTTACAGTAGCGTTGCTGATTTCAGCATTCTCAACGTTGAATGCTGCAACCTATAAAGGGCAAAAAGTTTATATCGACTCATGTAAAGATTGTCACGGCGGTGGTCAAGCCATGGCAGGAGGTAAAAATACTCGCACATGGGAAAAAATTATGGATAAAAAAGGGGAACAGCTTGCCTCTATCCATTTGAATTCCAAAAAAGCGCAACCTTCTTGGGAATATTTTCAAGACAAGAAATTTACTAAAGATGCTAAACATCTTGAAGATTTTTTGACTGAGTATTCAAGAGATAGCGGTAATGTACCTGCTTGTAATTAGTATATCCTCTTTGTTACCGACTATCGGTAACACTTTCTAAACCAAACTTCGCTAAAATCCCCTAAATAATTTATATTCGGAGATACCATGGAAAAAATGTGGTCCGGACGTTTCACCCAAGATGCGTCAACACTTTTGGAAAAATTTAATGCCTCGATCATGTTTGATCAAAAATTATATCGTGAGGATATCGAAGGTTCAATCGCTCATGCACAGATGTTGACTCATCAAGGTATT of the Sulfuricurvum sp. genome contains:
- a CDS encoding FxsA family protein, which gives rise to MIYFLLYFVSEVFITTEVASRLGGLMMLAEIVFSAFIGMVILFNFRTTLIVNIMELRERRLDANSFYQRNLLGLLSAILLILPGILTDFMGVLIQFSLLSTLIVNRFKPKYPEYNSQTQPKDDNVIDAEIISDSPALR
- the hemA gene encoding glutamyl-tRNA reductase, with protein sequence MHYLIISFSHKNSTLAQREKLAFADDNAKLKMLEVINAHTNINESMILSTCNRMEIYCSCSHVEEASEHLLSLLSQHSNTPSDELKARADMLDNYGAIHHFFSVASSLDSMIVGETQIAGQLKDAFKLSNENGYCGVKLARALQSAQKCAAEIRNATDISSRPVSIASVAVSKARECVGGFAGKRALVIGSGEMSVITCKHLSAGGADVTVMNRTFSKAEAIAAECGAKVRSYEEIAYAINEYPILFTSTGSLSPIITDAMIEGCSYDRYWFDMAVPRDIECHTQEWGIHLYVIDDLKDIVSANIAMREDEARASFVLISRHTAAFFEWLKALSIEPLIKNVYQRAYTSAHAESVRVIENGYLPKEYEHVLHKATTQALKRFLHPITEQMRSHSDPMRTDALIEALSFLMNDDQNF
- a CDS encoding polyprenyl synthetase family protein; the encoded protein is MLERVEAIIQQLVNEVDFPQASELFATLSGGKRLRARLILTIAPNDSRAPLLGAIVELIHAASLLHDDVIDEAMMRRGTPSVNATHGSKLAIMLGDILYSKAFSELTSFDPEISFSISQSVMKLSVGEMMDVAMAESFNVNREEYLKMLYLKTATLIESCAYCAAILENKEAARYGLYGKNLGLAFQIVDDILDITSDDETLGKPALNDFVEGKATLPYIDLYDALDGDERDKLVGCHGRELSKAEKVWIRDRMEHFGVIERSYHYAQELCDEAIRCVPEEAALRAIIASVIQRSY
- a CDS encoding cytochrome C, with the protein product MIKINIFTVALLISAFSTLNAATYKGQKVYIDSCKDCHGGGQAMAGGKNTRTWEKIMDKKGEQLASIHLNSKKAQPSWEYFQDKKFTKDAKHLEDFLTEYSRDSGNVPACN
- a CDS encoding proline--tRNA ligase; this encodes MRFSKAYIPTTKESPKDAQLPSHIYLSRAGFVTQVAAGLYNFLPLGKRVLRKIENIINEEMALCGAQEVDLSFVTPAELWQESGRIEKFGKELLRFRDRKENLFVLGPTHEEMMVSIVRNRVTSYKQLPLNLYQIKTKFRDEARPRFGLMRGREFVMKDGYSFHSSTEDLDREFDAMEGAYKRILERLGLEFRIVEADSGAIGGTGSKELMVLAGSGEDTLAVCDSCEYGANVEAARRASRTVIPEAPKADFIRFKTPNIKSIDDLSAFFHVDSYYTLKAVVKRAVYTEGSELVCFFMRGCDELQEVKGRNSIGAIDLVDASEEELIEIGLVPGFVGPLDQDKIRVIMDNDTRDATSMICGANEMDYHFAGVNLCVMAEAHFADLASVQEGDGCPHCSGKLTYTKGIEVGHIFKLGTVYSAPLGANYLDENGRSTPFIMGTYGMGVSRLVAAVIEQHHDEKGCIWTHATAPYLVNVMVSNVKEEAHVAYAEELYKALQNKGIEVIFDDRKERFGFKMSDAELIGFPFTIIVGKELDNGSVQILIRKTSEIITVNADEVMAKIMELVG
- a CDS encoding menaquinone biosynthesis decarboxylase, yielding MTLAKTLELLKSHNELRVIDTPLDIHLEIPHLAYAEVKKTDGGKALLFTHPIDSKNGKSFTAPVIMNLFGSYKRTELLFGRDVEGVATEIEKLLHMKPPQGFKEKMGMLSDLFAMKEIFPKKLKTRGACQEVIIQGDDINLYDLPILTTWEEDGGPFITMGQVYTQSLDGNIVNLGMYRLQVYDKNHLGMHWQIHKDSSHFFDQYQRAGKKMPVSIGIGGDPLYTWCATAPLPYGVNELLLYGLIKKETVKLVQSITTPLYIPHDVDYVIEGWVDPEKMVLEGPFGDHTGYYTLAEHYPALEVSAITHTKKPHYLATVVGKPPLEDKYMGWATERIFLPLLKTNAADLIDYHMPENGVFHNLILAKMKPLYKGHSKQFMHLFWGSGQMSFVKHALFFGEDAPKLTNYEALATFALNRFIPKCLFISEGISDALDHSSPESLVGGKLGVDFTASYVLKKPEMIDSEELLNRIRPLIPEIQGVTQYMRHTANPITVISVKKNRSFGKTAMMLTPLESLLRIVVIVDEEDNDINNPYMLLWRVANNIDALRDICIQGSLVSIDGTTKGSVDGFEREWPGDVLCTQTVVQKLKELSLWDLELSFEKKYQL
- a CDS encoding thioredoxin domain-containing protein is translated as MPKLSATLLLCASLYAATDAEVVSFLKKGIGGNPSISNLQVDINGKQNVSGMNGWQAYFVSIEADLKQGGDNRHINQNGTYFVSGDVIAPELVNLKTGERYNDIMAPGFNNAFYTKANLISGNANAEHKVAVFSDPLCPFCRRFAPEALAYMAKYPKTFAVYYYHFPLAQLHPASVSLCKAAIAAEQNGIDDVTLKMYQVDVNANEKDDQKILDAFNKTFKTKLTLVDLKRPSVLKQFELDQKTVTTMMVNGTPTVFFDGQKDPKKTKYKDVKVQ
- the hemC gene encoding hydroxymethylbilane synthase; the encoded protein is MKKLTIATRGSKLALWQSNHIKSVIESARSDIEVELKIIITSGDKILDVPLAKIGGKGLFLKEIEEALLAGEAQMAVHSLKDVPTVMPEGLLLSAITTREDVRDAMLSQKYPNIASLPQGAVVGTSSLRRRMQLIKERPDLVIKDLRGNVDTRIRKLKEGEFDAIILASAGINRLGFANLVEYFYPISLSEMIPAMGQGALGIETINEPWVLEIAQMLEDHDSRLETTIEREFVDTLQGGCQVPIGVSARVLDDGNVSVRSTLGMPDGSEVMGEEIVVARDNVSGVGEAMARRLIEEGAMELLARAEVMADGHKA